A single genomic interval of Candidatus Limnocylindrales bacterium harbors:
- a CDS encoding MFS transporter yields the protein MTEKKNWFNRNVLGMGLASFLSDAGHEMATAILPMFLATIGASAAALGIIEGVADAASSFVKLWSGWYSDRIGKRKALAVAGYVITGVSKATFALATLWQHVLIGRVVGWMGRGLRGPVRDAMLADSVPPEAYGRAFGFHRAMDTAGAVLGPFLAFIFIKYLSLRTIFVITLVPGLLSAAAIAFLVKDRSRAPNHAMKFFKNITDTPRSFKLFLAGVFIFGMGDFAHTLLILRATQVLTPIYGMAKAESLAISLYVIHNILYALSAYPVGALSDKLGRRELLALGYLLSGVMGIGFILAPPGFGYLLILFVLGGIYIAVEDALEGSTAAELLPEEVRGTGYGMLATVNGIGDFVSSLVVGFLWSTVSPAIGFGYTAVLSILGALVIYKI from the coding sequence ATGACAGAGAAGAAGAACTGGTTCAATAGAAATGTGTTAGGGATGGGGTTGGCGAGTTTCCTCAGCGATGCCGGTCATGAAATGGCCACGGCCATTTTACCCATGTTCCTAGCAACCATTGGGGCTTCGGCTGCTGCCCTGGGTATCATTGAGGGGGTAGCCGACGCAGCCTCGAGCTTTGTCAAGCTCTGGTCGGGGTGGTACAGCGATCGGATCGGAAAACGGAAGGCTTTGGCCGTGGCCGGGTATGTAATCACCGGAGTATCTAAAGCAACCTTTGCCCTGGCGACCCTATGGCAGCACGTCCTCATTGGACGGGTAGTTGGCTGGATGGGTCGAGGGCTGCGAGGACCGGTCCGGGACGCCATGCTGGCCGATTCTGTACCCCCGGAAGCTTATGGCCGCGCCTTTGGATTTCATCGGGCTATGGATACTGCCGGTGCGGTGTTGGGCCCGTTTCTGGCGTTTATTTTTATTAAATACTTGAGTTTAAGGACTATTTTTGTGATAACCCTGGTCCCCGGACTGCTTTCTGCAGCCGCCATTGCTTTTTTAGTCAAGGATAGATCCCGGGCTCCTAACCACGCCATGAAATTTTTCAAGAACATAACGGATACGCCCCGAAGCTTTAAGCTGTTTTTAGCAGGCGTTTTCATCTTCGGGATGGGAGATTTCGCCCATACCTTATTGATCCTACGGGCCACCCAGGTTCTAACCCCGATTTATGGAATGGCTAAAGCCGAAAGTCTGGCCATTTCCCTTTATGTGATCCATAATATTCTTTATGCCCTATCGGCCTATCCCGTGGGAGCCCTCAGCGATAAACTGGGTCGACGAGAGCTCCTGGCTTTGGGATACCTCCTTTCCGGGGTTATGGGTATCGGGTTTATCCTGGCTCCGCCGGGCTTCGGCTATTTGCTGATCCTTTTTGTTTTAGGAGGGATTTACATTGCCGTGGAAGATGCCCTGGAAGGATCTACAGCCGCTGAGCTTCTCCCCGAAGAGGTGCGGGGAACCGGATATGGCATGTTAGCTACTGTCAATGGGATTGGGGACTTTGTTTCAAGCCTGGTGGTAGGATTTTTATGGAGCACAGTCTCTCCGGCAATAGGTTTTGGATATACGGCGGTGTTAAGTATCCTGGGAGCTCTGGTTATTTATAAAATTTGA
- a CDS encoding HEAT repeat domain-containing protein — protein MRRFFCPSCWEEFTKDLSLCPRCKADLSALDRQSPIQKLIRALHHPDPTIQRCTVYLLGEKRGQEARGPRLDLLDGTKDYFLMEEIAEALGKIGDQETILVLTKLLDNPSFLVRGSAVRALATRGDPEIREDLERMLKDPSTYVKGLAGEALLTLKEPGRAYDREEELVQ, from the coding sequence ATGAGGAGATTTTTTTGCCCTTCGTGTTGGGAAGAATTTACAAAAGATCTCTCTCTATGCCCTCGTTGCAAAGCCGATCTTTCTGCTTTGGACCGACAGAGCCCTATCCAGAAGCTCATTCGGGCTCTTCATCATCCGGACCCGACGATTCAGAGGTGTACGGTTTATCTTCTTGGAGAAAAGAGGGGTCAAGAAGCCAGGGGACCGCGGTTAGATCTTCTGGATGGGACGAAGGATTATTTTTTAATGGAGGAAATAGCAGAGGCCTTGGGGAAAATAGGGGATCAAGAAACCATTCTGGTTTTAACGAAACTGCTGGATAATCCTTCTTTTTTAGTTCGTGGGAGTGCCGTCAGAGCTTTAGCAACCAGAGGTGATCCGGAGATCCGGGAGGATCTGGAAAGGATGCTCAAGGATCCCAGTACTTATGTGAAAGGATTAGCCGGCGAAGCCTTACTCACGCTCAAGGAGCCCGGGAGGGCATATGACAGAGAAGAAGAACTGGTTCAATAG
- a CDS encoding dynamin family protein, giving the protein MSILLGNYTTLKESILTDLEVLRGLLGGGGYSKIETDLQALILKLREDQFNLVILGHFNRGKSTLINSLLGVSLLPTSIIPLTSIITLIRYGKTLKITVRFKEGTKKEIPFEEIAGYVTESWNPHNEKNVERIEVFYPSPYLQEGVILVDTPGISSIYVDNTVITQNYLPRADAAIFLMGVDPPLTQVELDFLKQVKAFIGKIFFLQNKIDQVEESERDQSLEFSKKAIQTHLGLSDVKIYPISAKLALEGKLRGSLEKIEASLLPGFEAALSQFLLQGKGKIFLESSLNQGLRVVGEAEMVFKLEKKAVETPVLDLEHKINQFNYQSQIIQQEQEDMEILIRGEVEKLLEDLNRDLEWFKLEQVPLIKESIQRCYEAHLKDDKKALVQALDHCLHRSIEEAFQAWLPSEDEKMRRGFEKMASRFSARANHLVQQIRQISANLFDLSMENLEGVETLISQSRLYYKTEELLGWGLDNVPLLMPKPYFRKFVLGEMLNKVAVELDRNAGRVRYDFLERMEGSVRELKDKLDWQIRMTRENIQNALKRAMEMKVQSQGEVERRVRELDEKLASIQTLKKKLLNLKKTLEGREGETL; this is encoded by the coding sequence ATGTCCATTCTCCTTGGCAATTATACAACGCTTAAAGAATCCATCCTGACCGACCTGGAAGTTCTTCGAGGACTCCTGGGTGGGGGAGGGTATTCAAAGATTGAAACGGATCTTCAGGCCTTGATCTTGAAACTCCGGGAGGATCAATTTAACCTGGTCATCCTGGGACATTTCAATCGGGGCAAATCCACGCTTATTAACAGCCTTCTGGGGGTGAGTCTGTTACCCACTTCCATTATTCCCCTTACCTCCATCATTACGTTAATCAGATACGGGAAGACCTTGAAAATAACGGTACGGTTTAAGGAAGGGACCAAGAAAGAGATCCCCTTTGAGGAAATTGCCGGGTATGTCACAGAGTCCTGGAATCCCCATAACGAAAAGAATGTGGAACGGATTGAGGTTTTTTATCCTTCTCCCTATCTTCAGGAAGGGGTCATCCTGGTGGATACCCCTGGAATCAGTTCTATTTATGTGGATAACACGGTTATTACCCAGAACTATCTCCCCCGGGCCGATGCGGCTATTTTTTTAATGGGGGTCGATCCACCCCTGACGCAGGTAGAATTAGATTTCTTAAAGCAAGTTAAAGCGTTTATCGGAAAAATTTTCTTTCTCCAGAATAAGATCGATCAGGTGGAGGAGTCGGAAAGGGATCAGTCCCTGGAATTTTCAAAGAAAGCCATCCAGACCCATCTGGGTCTCTCCGATGTGAAGATCTACCCTATTTCGGCTAAATTGGCCCTGGAGGGGAAATTAAGAGGTTCCCTGGAAAAGATAGAGGCCAGCCTTCTTCCTGGTTTTGAGGCAGCCTTATCCCAATTTCTCCTCCAGGGTAAAGGAAAAATCTTCTTAGAATCGTCCCTAAACCAGGGTTTAAGGGTGGTCGGGGAAGCGGAAATGGTCTTTAAACTGGAGAAAAAGGCTGTTGAAACCCCGGTGTTGGATCTGGAGCATAAGATCAACCAATTCAACTACCAATCCCAAATCATTCAGCAAGAGCAGGAAGATATGGAAATACTTATTCGGGGAGAGGTCGAAAAGCTTCTGGAAGATTTAAATAGGGACCTGGAGTGGTTCAAACTGGAGCAGGTGCCCCTCATTAAAGAATCGATTCAAAGGTGTTATGAAGCCCATTTAAAAGACGATAAGAAGGCTCTGGTTCAAGCTTTAGATCATTGTCTTCATCGATCCATTGAAGAGGCCTTCCAGGCCTGGCTCCCCTCAGAAGATGAGAAAATGCGGCGGGGTTTTGAGAAAATGGCCTCCCGTTTTTCGGCCCGAGCAAACCATCTCGTTCAACAGATTCGGCAAATTTCGGCGAACCTGTTTGACCTGTCCATGGAAAACCTGGAAGGAGTGGAAACCTTAATTTCCCAAAGTCGGTTATACTATAAAACCGAAGAATTGCTGGGATGGGGTTTGGATAATGTTCCCCTGTTGATGCCAAAACCCTACTTTCGAAAATTCGTATTAGGGGAAATGTTAAACAAGGTGGCGGTCGAGCTGGACCGGAACGCGGGGCGGGTACGGTACGACTTTCTGGAGCGGATGGAGGGTAGTGTACGAGAACTTAAAGATAAATTAGATTGGCAGATTCGGATGACCCGAGAGAATATTCAAAATGCCTTGAAGAGGGCTATGGAAATGAAGGTTCAAAGCCAGGGAGAAGTGGAACGGCGGGTGAGGGAGTTGGATGAAAAACTAGCCTCGATTCAAACCCTTAAGAAAAAGCTACTGAACTTAAAAAAGACCCTGGAAGGCCGGGAGGGAGAAACCTTATGA
- a CDS encoding SGNH/GDSL hydrolase family protein: protein MRKKYLLFIVLFFWIILFGLWGFRLYFRRPFQVVMCAGDSITAEAYPTYLQERLNQAGIRIKVVNKGVKGNTSGEYLRYLTSHPVLQEVNPHIVLLQLGTNDVRIDGDHTPTDQFVNNLNKIIDLIQNYTGPQGQRPKILLATVPPLVIDENHRRVFNQDSQRRIVEEINPAIKKIAKSRGLALLDLYQLFQEHPEFLTGVHPTQEGYKAMAEAWFNQLSPLVSSY from the coding sequence ATGCGGAAAAAATATCTTCTTTTTATAGTTCTGTTTTTCTGGATCATTCTCTTCGGACTTTGGGGGTTCCGACTCTATTTTCGGAGGCCTTTTCAGGTGGTTATGTGTGCCGGGGATAGTATTACGGCTGAAGCTTATCCCACCTATTTGCAGGAAAGATTAAATCAAGCGGGAATCCGGATAAAAGTTGTCAATAAAGGGGTTAAAGGAAATACGTCGGGAGAATATTTAAGATATCTTACCTCTCACCCGGTACTTCAAGAAGTAAATCCCCATATCGTCCTGCTTCAGTTAGGTACCAATGATGTAAGAATCGATGGGGATCATACCCCAACCGATCAATTTGTCAATAACCTGAATAAAATTATTGATCTCATTCAGAATTATACAGGTCCCCAGGGTCAGCGGCCTAAAATCTTACTGGCTACCGTACCGCCTCTTGTAATCGACGAGAATCATCGCCGGGTTTTCAACCAGGATTCCCAACGTCGAATCGTCGAGGAAATCAATCCGGCCATTAAAAAAATTGCGAAGTCTCGGGGATTGGCCTTATTGGATCTATATCAGCTTTTTCAAGAGCATCCTGAGTTTTTAACCGGGGTTCATCCGACGCAGGAGGGATACAAGGCCATGGCAGAGGCCTGGTTTAATCAGCTAAGCCCCCTGGTGAGCTCTTATTGA
- a CDS encoding cache domain-containing protein produces MKLCKYLLFGWILFLWVPSRSWGEVKNPDALLELTRQKAKETDALLQQIEEDNAIMAKYVLLLFSNPPEKPIYNPHIYTFDETGVYGDHQQKSQTSVWFKGRSGSLPEEVIKQIRATESMEKRYKELKKRYDYIKWIYLITAEGVIRVYPREAKAKYPGDSDPRESLAYVWAGPEKNPQHQTVWTEPYKDPQEKWMVTCSTPLYEKGTFLGVQALDITLEELKDKVLKVKAGKSSVALLIDKKGNILAQSSQTKGDKKEESFNYTHLASLPDESIQGIIQKLSEGREGVVKLKIQDQHRYFAFVPVKTTGWIYGIISKM; encoded by the coding sequence ATGAAACTTTGTAAATACCTATTGTTTGGTTGGATTTTGTTCCTTTGGGTTCCTTCCCGTTCTTGGGGAGAGGTTAAAAATCCTGACGCCTTGCTGGAATTGACCCGACAAAAGGCTAAAGAAACCGATGCGCTCCTTCAACAGATTGAAGAGGATAATGCAATTATGGCCAAGTACGTTTTGTTGCTTTTCTCAAATCCACCCGAGAAGCCAATCTATAACCCCCATATCTATACTTTTGACGAAACAGGGGTTTATGGGGATCACCAGCAGAAGAGTCAAACAAGTGTTTGGTTTAAAGGAAGGTCGGGTTCACTCCCAGAAGAAGTGATCAAGCAGATCCGGGCCACCGAATCCATGGAGAAACGGTATAAGGAACTTAAAAAGCGCTATGATTATATAAAATGGATTTACCTGATAACGGCAGAGGGTGTGATTCGGGTTTATCCCCGGGAGGCCAAAGCGAAGTATCCTGGAGACTCCGATCCCCGGGAATCCCTGGCCTATGTTTGGGCAGGGCCTGAAAAAAATCCTCAGCATCAGACCGTCTGGACAGAACCTTACAAGGACCCCCAGGAAAAATGGATGGTGACCTGTTCCACCCCTCTGTATGAGAAGGGGACTTTTTTAGGCGTTCAAGCCCTGGATATAACCTTGGAGGAGCTGAAAGATAAGGTTCTTAAGGTAAAAGCCGGAAAAAGCAGCGTAGCCCTTTTGATCGACAAAAAAGGAAACATTCTGGCTCAATCTTCCCAGACTAAAGGAGATAAAAAAGAAGAAAGTTTTAACTATACCCATCTGGCTTCTTTACCTGATGAATCTATTCAGGGGATCATTCAGAAATTAAGCGAAGGAAGAGAAGGGGTCGTTAAGCTCAAGATCCAGGATCAGCACCGGTATTTTGCCTTTGTTCCGGTTAAAACAACTGGATGGATTTATGGGATTATAAGTAAAATGTGA
- a CDS encoding DUF1844 domain-containing protein yields MSENEEKGFKIIDRRASSQEADKTSKPQEKSPASTQEEKKAGAAEEKAGKKTQQVPLPEASFLSLIFTFYADAQIGLGLVPNPLTKKVEKDLVRAKYLIDLLGILQEKTKGNLTAEEERTLEDILFHLRMIYVEELKK; encoded by the coding sequence ATGTCGGAAAATGAGGAAAAAGGTTTCAAAATCATAGATCGAAGAGCTTCGAGTCAGGAGGCTGATAAGACCTCTAAACCTCAGGAGAAATCTCCTGCTTCGACGCAAGAGGAGAAGAAAGCCGGCGCAGCGGAGGAGAAAGCCGGTAAAAAAACTCAACAGGTTCCCTTACCCGAGGCAAGTTTTTTATCTCTTATCTTTACCTTTTATGCTGATGCTCAGATTGGATTAGGTCTGGTTCCTAACCCTCTGACTAAAAAAGTCGAGAAAGATTTGGTGAGAGCCAAATATCTTATTGATCTCTTAGGGATTCTCCAGGAGAAAACCAAGGGTAACCTGACCGCTGAAGAGGAAAGAACGTTAGAAGATATTCTGTTCCATCTTCGTATGATCTATGTCGAGGAGCTTAAAAAGTAA
- a CDS encoding tetratricopeptide repeat protein has translation MRRPEIGYRKYPGIPIILLLITWIQGFGILEIEAVQGGESTVPVGQESKVPPEPKISPSSLESLTGLWFEAVDLLQKRNYEEAKQKLREVNTKKQEVGLESLIPASDVVIRESELIRGDFAAQVDLLEMASKLAPYNWRARFALAKLHISKGNLYGFVVESLRGLKDKILDIYTLYASLNKTLEILALSLFTAFSLVILFSFVQVHRALFHDIQERLPGSLPLLPISIMGWVFLAIVLWIGGVFWFILLLSILTWGYLEPLGKRFIKAFLVFVFLLPLILLIMGITLNAYHTPYIKALRDLSYGIYSGETEKIFKEALQSDPFNPEASFSLALINKKKGFLEAAEKGYRELIERSYQLDKVYTNLGNVYYAEKKFNEAIKAYESALEENPKLFSAHYNLAQALWQDPGSSEKAAGELDQAQRLDYDRFNKIREIAGTSSHYNLVLVDEWLPRYAPFIGSLKLWQPGYEASKKIWNLFSRLDNPLYLLGVAPFSWWILIKALDRFQRKTGYAYYCEMCGDPICKYCQQGSGTRKLCTSCSYIFAKRGVVKPGKREEKIRQVKRYEQARRWTARITSLLLPGSGHIYLGYMGKGFVIGGLIAVLFFHLSLQNIFLYAYEGISTPNTFAVFLTEWIILLSIYVFTLRDIFSLAPRN, from the coding sequence ATGAGAAGACCTGAGATCGGTTATAGAAAATATCCGGGTATCCCGATTATTTTACTTTTGATAACCTGGATTCAGGGGTTTGGGATATTGGAAATAGAAGCGGTACAGGGAGGAGAGTCTACAGTACCCGTGGGACAGGAATCCAAGGTACCCCCGGAACCGAAGATTTCCCCTTCCTCCCTGGAATCCCTTACAGGCCTGTGGTTTGAAGCCGTCGATCTCTTGCAGAAGAGAAACTATGAAGAGGCTAAACAGAAGTTGAGGGAGGTTAATACCAAAAAACAGGAGGTCGGTTTGGAGAGTCTCATTCCGGCGTCTGATGTGGTAATTAGGGAGAGCGAGCTGATAAGGGGAGATTTTGCCGCTCAAGTCGATCTTTTAGAAATGGCCAGCAAATTGGCTCCTTACAATTGGCGGGCCCGATTTGCTTTGGCCAAACTTCATATAAGTAAAGGAAATCTTTATGGATTCGTGGTAGAGTCCCTTCGGGGTCTTAAGGATAAAATCCTGGATATCTATACCCTTTATGCTTCCCTTAACAAAACATTGGAGATCCTGGCGCTCTCTTTATTTACAGCTTTCTCTCTGGTCATCTTATTTTCTTTTGTTCAGGTCCATAGAGCCCTATTCCACGACATCCAGGAGCGACTTCCCGGATCTTTACCTCTCCTTCCCATTTCGATTATGGGGTGGGTCTTCCTGGCCATCGTCCTATGGATCGGAGGAGTCTTCTGGTTCATTCTTTTACTTTCCATCCTGACCTGGGGTTACCTGGAACCTCTGGGTAAAAGGTTTATTAAAGCCTTTTTGGTTTTTGTCTTTCTTCTTCCGCTGATCCTTCTCATCATGGGCATAACCCTCAACGCGTATCATACTCCTTATATTAAAGCCCTCCGGGATCTCAGTTACGGAATTTATAGCGGAGAAACCGAAAAAATTTTTAAAGAAGCTCTGCAATCCGACCCATTCAATCCAGAGGCCAGCTTTTCCCTGGCCCTCATCAACAAGAAAAAAGGCTTCTTAGAAGCGGCTGAAAAAGGGTATCGAGAACTCATCGAGCGTTCTTATCAACTGGACAAAGTTTATACTAATTTGGGAAACGTTTATTATGCTGAGAAAAAATTCAATGAGGCTATCAAAGCTTATGAGAGTGCCTTAGAGGAAAATCCTAAATTATTCTCCGCCCACTATAATCTGGCCCAGGCTCTGTGGCAAGATCCAGGTTCTTCGGAAAAAGCTGCCGGGGAACTAGATCAGGCCCAACGCCTGGATTACGATCGGTTTAATAAGATTCGGGAAATTGCAGGAACCAGTTCACATTATAACCTGGTTTTGGTAGATGAGTGGCTTCCCCGATATGCCCCCTTTATAGGTAGTCTTAAACTCTGGCAACCGGGGTATGAAGCCTCTAAAAAGATCTGGAACTTATTCTCCAGACTGGATAATCCACTCTACCTGTTGGGGGTTGCTCCCTTCAGTTGGTGGATTTTAATCAAGGCTCTGGATCGCTTCCAAAGAAAAACGGGATATGCCTATTACTGTGAAATGTGTGGAGATCCCATATGTAAGTACTGCCAGCAGGGAAGCGGGACCCGGAAATTATGCACCTCCTGCAGCTATATTTTTGCGAAGCGGGGTGTGGTGAAACCCGGGAAACGGGAAGAAAAAATTCGCCAGGTCAAACGTTATGAACAGGCTCGACGCTGGACGGCTCGAATTACTTCCCTTCTGCTCCCGGGTTCAGGTCATATTTATCTGGGATATATGGGAAAGGGTTTTGTTATCGGCGGATTGATCGCCGTCCTTTTCTTTCATTTATCCCTTCAAAATATATTCCTTTACGCCTATGAAGGGATTTCAACCCCTAATACCTTTGCAGTCTTTCTCACAGAATGGATTATCCTTTTAAGCATTTATGTATTCACCCTACGGGACATTTTTTCTTTGGCACCCAGGAATTGA